The following are from one region of the Denitrobacterium detoxificans genome:
- a CDS encoding glycosyltransferase family 4 protein encodes MRILHITAQKPDSTGSGVYLAELVRGFARMGAEQAVVAGIAPGERPSFPQGVLFRPVVFQTEELPFPVVGMSDVMPYEATRYRDLTPLMVTQFKDAFNRAFDDVLETFQPDLVICHHLYLVCAVMAHRDWSCPIAAVSHSTDIRQMRQIPLERDYIRAGVARLDHVLALHDAQANDIVEVYGIPRERITVVGTGYNAQVFSPGDARRRSDGTLRIAYVGKIWRKKGVSQLLNALNCLDRNWLSESDEYDHVEVHLVGGYSDKAEYDHIVAQSHSCSAEVVFEGKVSQDHLVSLYRSSDVFVLPSFYEGLPLVVIEALACGCTVVVTDLPGIRPWLQASLPGAPVLYVKPPRMVDVDTPYEGDLPEFEYDLAAALAQAAAMPHAAFDTTAVSWDGLCARIRDVFA; translated from the coding sequence ATGCGCATTCTGCATATCACTGCTCAAAAGCCCGATAGCACGGGCAGTGGCGTGTATCTTGCAGAACTCGTTCGCGGGTTCGCTCGCATGGGGGCGGAGCAGGCCGTTGTGGCCGGCATCGCTCCCGGCGAGCGCCCCTCTTTTCCGCAGGGCGTGCTCTTCCGCCCCGTGGTGTTCCAAACCGAAGAGCTTCCGTTCCCCGTGGTGGGTATGAGCGACGTGATGCCGTACGAGGCCACGCGCTACCGCGACCTCACGCCGCTTATGGTCACCCAGTTCAAGGACGCCTTCAACCGGGCGTTCGATGACGTGCTGGAAACCTTCCAGCCCGATTTGGTCATTTGCCACCACCTGTATTTGGTGTGTGCTGTCATGGCGCATCGCGATTGGTCGTGCCCCATTGCGGCCGTGAGCCACAGCACCGACATTCGCCAGATGCGCCAGATTCCGCTCGAGCGCGACTACATCCGCGCGGGCGTGGCGCGCCTCGATCACGTGCTTGCCCTGCACGACGCCCAGGCCAACGACATCGTCGAGGTCTATGGCATTCCGCGTGAGCGCATCACCGTGGTGGGTACGGGCTACAATGCCCAGGTGTTTTCGCCGGGTGACGCCAGGCGCCGCTCCGACGGCACGCTCCGCATTGCCTACGTGGGGAAGATCTGGAGGAAGAAGGGCGTATCGCAGTTGCTCAACGCCCTCAACTGCCTCGATAGGAACTGGCTTTCGGAATCCGACGAATACGACCATGTGGAGGTCCACTTGGTTGGCGGGTATAGCGACAAGGCGGAATACGACCACATCGTCGCGCAATCGCATTCCTGCTCCGCCGAAGTTGTCTTCGAGGGGAAGGTATCGCAGGACCATCTTGTCTCGCTGTATCGTTCGTCCGACGTGTTCGTGCTTCCCTCGTTTTACGAAGGCTTGCCCCTAGTGGTCATCGAAGCGCTCGCTTGCGGTTGCACGGTTGTGGTAACCGATCTTCCGGGCATTCGTCCGTGGCTCCAGGCCTCGCTGCCCGGTGCGCCCGTGCTGTACGTGAAGCCTCCGCGCATGGTGGATGTCGATACGCCGTACGAGGGCGACCTTCCCGAATTCGAATACGATTTGGCGGCCGCTCTGGCCCAGGCGGCGGCAATGCCGCATGCCGCATTCGACACCACGGCCGTGTCATGGGATGGGCTGTGCGCTCGCATCCGTGACGTGTTCGCGTAA
- the fdhD gene encoding formate dehydrogenase accessory sulfurtransferase FdhD, whose translation MQAIDASHDINQQEDRACTNVFADGSRTSTSTLLQTENAVRVFVNGELTMRLMCSADHLIELVLGRMRTEDMISSVDEVDQIMVCEHATRVLVYLKDREANVNHEHVDTVATCCTFNSNLNSMFVKDEELVPLEPIPWTVDQVFALSRKFEEDTPAHRATYGAHSCYLAQGEEILYCCEDLGRHNAFDKVVGCAMRDGVDLTKCVVFTSGRVPTDMVAKAIRAHIPMLISKAVPTDLTVEMACAYDLTLICSAHSDSFRVFNDPLGVASADRS comes from the coding sequence ATGCAGGCCATAGATGCGTCTCACGATATTAACCAGCAGGAAGACCGTGCGTGCACGAACGTGTTCGCCGATGGTTCCCGCACCTCCACATCCACGCTTCTTCAAACCGAAAACGCCGTACGCGTCTTCGTGAATGGCGAACTTACCATGCGCCTCATGTGTTCGGCTGACCATCTGATCGAGCTCGTTTTGGGTCGCATGCGCACGGAGGATATGATCTCCTCGGTCGACGAGGTGGACCAGATCATGGTGTGCGAACACGCAACGCGCGTGCTTGTGTATCTGAAGGACCGCGAGGCCAACGTCAATCACGAGCACGTGGATACCGTTGCCACGTGCTGCACGTTCAACAGCAATCTGAACAGCATGTTCGTGAAGGACGAAGAGCTTGTTCCGCTCGAGCCCATTCCCTGGACGGTCGACCAGGTGTTTGCTCTTTCGCGCAAGTTCGAAGAGGATACGCCCGCGCATCGCGCCACGTATGGCGCTCATAGCTGCTATTTGGCCCAGGGCGAAGAGATTCTTTATTGCTGTGAAGACCTGGGCCGTCATAACGCATTCGACAAGGTGGTTGGCTGCGCCATGCGCGACGGGGTGGACCTTACGAAGTGCGTGGTGTTCACCAGTGGCCGTGTGCCCACCGACATGGTGGCGAAGGCCATTCGTGCGCATATTCCCATGCTTATTTCGAAAGCCGTTCCCACCGACCTTACGGTTGAGATGGCGTGCGCGTACGACCTTACGCTTATTTGCAGCGCTCATTCCGATTCGTTCCGCGTGTTCAACGACCCGTTGGGCGTTGCCTCTGCCGATCGTTCGTAG
- a CDS encoding helix-turn-helix transcriptional regulator has product MQSKETHAPTQWEGALETLRVGVGSSFLWAWGFLCYLSPAMFPSQFDSSTNVGLENGFFASQGVVVLFAITLLVISRLRTIRVHRGVLLAAALATCASSVGVSFALNANLQGLMIICGAIDGISVTLLSCAWGARFSLGTKRTRPLVVISFLLAYLEYLVVPLIPSPIDDIIIVLLPIGSWLLWRIDAGARHAQTFDVFPTTTQAGKMPGEVSAGAWETRLLPWRQIAILIAASFVGNLVSSFLMGTSYELATTLFSMATIICALIATMSLVPLAYSDDTLSVPSLYRLTLSFTAVGLMGILVFGESAFGVGGMFTNGAAFFLQVIVYVVITQSIQEEGLSPLLAFAVGQALISGVVLCGHLMGKQLPAMLPGDIPTLSVICGASMLLLFFMLIAQTETLASTAHEAPESTPAVPAAEPAQEEANAKDALEERMTRICEANGLTKREAEVYRYLARGRSLPYIADALFVTTGTVKTHTTHIYRKLGVSSKQELMDMLEETR; this is encoded by the coding sequence ATGCAATCGAAAGAGACGCATGCGCCAACCCAGTGGGAAGGCGCGCTAGAGACGTTACGCGTAGGCGTGGGGTCCTCTTTCCTATGGGCGTGGGGCTTTCTCTGCTACCTCAGCCCCGCCATGTTTCCCTCGCAATTCGATTCGTCTACGAACGTAGGCCTCGAGAATGGATTCTTCGCGTCGCAAGGCGTAGTCGTCCTCTTCGCCATAACGCTCCTCGTTATCTCGCGCCTGCGAACGATTCGCGTGCACCGGGGTGTGCTGTTGGCAGCGGCCCTTGCCACCTGCGCCTCCTCCGTGGGCGTATCGTTTGCGCTTAACGCCAACCTGCAGGGGCTCATGATCATCTGCGGCGCCATCGACGGCATAAGCGTTACCCTGCTCAGCTGCGCATGGGGCGCCCGATTCAGCCTGGGAACGAAGCGAACGCGGCCGCTGGTGGTTATATCATTCCTGCTCGCATACTTGGAATACCTGGTCGTGCCCCTTATCCCCTCGCCCATCGACGACATCATCATCGTGCTGCTGCCCATAGGGTCCTGGCTGCTCTGGAGGATCGATGCGGGTGCCCGTCACGCCCAAACGTTCGACGTCTTCCCCACCACGACGCAGGCAGGGAAAATGCCGGGCGAAGTAAGTGCAGGCGCGTGGGAGACCCGCCTTCTGCCCTGGCGCCAGATCGCCATCCTGATAGCTGCCTCATTCGTAGGCAACCTGGTGAGCTCGTTCCTCATGGGAACATCGTACGAGCTTGCCACCACGCTCTTCAGCATGGCCACCATCATCTGCGCGCTCATCGCTACCATGTCACTTGTGCCGCTTGCCTATTCCGACGACACCCTATCCGTGCCCAGCCTCTACCGCCTTACGCTGTCGTTCACCGCGGTAGGCCTGATGGGAATACTGGTGTTCGGGGAAAGCGCCTTTGGCGTAGGCGGCATGTTCACGAATGGCGCAGCGTTCTTCCTGCAGGTAATCGTATACGTCGTCATCACCCAGAGCATCCAGGAAGAGGGGCTTTCTCCCCTGCTGGCATTCGCCGTGGGCCAGGCCCTCATTTCAGGCGTCGTGCTCTGCGGACACCTCATGGGAAAGCAGCTGCCCGCAATGCTGCCCGGCGACATTCCCACGCTCTCCGTCATCTGCGGCGCAAGCATGCTCCTGCTGTTCTTCATGCTTATCGCCCAAACGGAAACGCTCGCGTCAACCGCACACGAAGCCCCCGAAAGCACCCCCGCTGTGCCAGCAGCGGAACCAGCGCAAGAGGAAGCGAACGCAAAGGACGCCCTAGAAGAGCGCATGACGCGCATTTGCGAAGCAAACGGGCTCACGAAGCGCGAAGCGGAGGTATACCGCTATCTGGCGCGCGGACGCAGCTTGCCCTACATTGCCGACGCCCTATTCGTAACCACGGGTACGGTGAAGACGCACACCACGCACATCTACCGCAAGCTCGGCGTGAGCTCGAAGCAGGAGCTCATGGACATGCTCGAGGAAACGCGCTAG
- a CDS encoding FAD-dependent oxidoreductase, with amino-acid sequence MNQENNNEQTGVSRRGFLTGALAAAGVAAMGITGCSSPKGASEKAAETTTTAASGTMQTTDPSKAVWPVVEEIEVGAAGEGQIAFVSETITDFVAEHDVDVVVCGLGPAGDAAALACAEAGLNTVAVEKQSKGNYNSATIGGLNTKVHQHWGMTYDTDAFLADAMIDSAFQGDMTLYTHWIEKCSEAVDWYIGHFDNQNLDDYKLTFAAGDFPDFREQYDKTSLSRSWNTSINLPYPAGELAGILAGILEKAGVKIRYNTPACQLVQDSSGKVTGVIVKSSDGYEKYNCAKGVVLATGGYEFNKQMLKERCRPRSVPGSWLTGAFGNTGDGHQMGLAVGAAEDEFPQAIMLDPEQLMPYMRVNKLGKRFTPEYEPYGHLALAIQAQPEAYDYYIVDSALATKIDKIWTPSSSCYGPKEVWVAAATSPNAVQADTIEELAKKIDVPADALVATVKRWNEMAAAGKDEDFNFPGDMMMTLDTPPYYATKEFADGLCTAGGLLVDTECRVLDHDRNPIEGLFAAGLTSGGMFYNTYPHNLNCFSHTRNCLMGYTIGQVLGA; translated from the coding sequence ATGAACCAAGAGAACAACAACGAGCAGACGGGCGTGAGCCGTCGCGGATTCCTCACGGGCGCTCTGGCAGCGGCTGGCGTAGCCGCCATGGGCATCACGGGATGCTCCAGCCCGAAGGGTGCCAGCGAGAAAGCCGCCGAGACGACGACCACCGCTGCGTCGGGGACCATGCAGACCACCGACCCCAGCAAGGCCGTTTGGCCCGTTGTAGAAGAGATTGAGGTAGGTGCTGCGGGCGAAGGTCAGATTGCCTTCGTTTCCGAGACCATCACCGACTTCGTTGCCGAGCATGACGTTGACGTCGTGGTGTGCGGCCTGGGCCCCGCAGGCGATGCCGCTGCGCTGGCGTGCGCAGAAGCTGGCCTGAACACGGTTGCCGTGGAAAAGCAGTCCAAGGGCAACTATAATTCCGCCACCATCGGCGGCCTGAACACCAAGGTGCATCAGCATTGGGGCATGACGTACGACACCGATGCCTTCCTGGCCGACGCCATGATCGATAGCGCCTTCCAGGGCGACATGACGTTGTATACGCATTGGATCGAGAAGTGCAGCGAGGCGGTGGACTGGTACATCGGGCATTTCGACAACCAGAATCTCGATGACTACAAGCTCACGTTCGCCGCGGGCGATTTCCCCGATTTCCGCGAGCAGTACGATAAGACCTCGCTGTCTCGTTCGTGGAACACATCCATCAACCTGCCGTATCCTGCTGGTGAGCTTGCGGGCATCCTGGCCGGCATCCTGGAGAAGGCGGGCGTCAAGATTCGCTACAACACTCCTGCGTGCCAGCTTGTTCAGGATTCTTCGGGCAAGGTTACGGGCGTTATCGTGAAGAGTAGCGATGGCTACGAGAAGTACAACTGCGCCAAGGGCGTGGTGCTCGCAACGGGCGGTTACGAGTTCAACAAGCAGATGCTCAAGGAGCGCTGCCGTCCGCGTAGCGTGCCCGGTTCCTGGCTCACCGGTGCGTTTGGCAACACGGGCGATGGCCACCAGATGGGCTTGGCCGTTGGTGCGGCGGAAGATGAGTTCCCGCAGGCCATCATGCTCGACCCCGAGCAGCTTATGCCCTACATGCGCGTGAACAAGCTGGGCAAGCGCTTCACGCCCGAGTACGAGCCTTATGGCCACTTGGCCTTGGCCATCCAGGCGCAGCCCGAGGCATATGACTACTACATCGTGGATAGCGCCCTGGCCACGAAGATCGACAAGATCTGGACGCCCAGCTCTTCTTGCTATGGCCCCAAGGAAGTGTGGGTTGCCGCTGCAACGAGCCCCAACGCCGTGCAGGCTGACACCATTGAGGAGCTGGCGAAGAAGATTGACGTGCCGGCAGATGCTCTCGTTGCCACGGTGAAGCGTTGGAACGAAATGGCCGCTGCGGGCAAGGACGAAGACTTCAACTTCCCGGGCGACATGATGATGACGCTCGACACGCCTCCGTACTACGCCACCAAGGAATTCGCCGACGGCCTGTGCACGGCGGGCGGCCTGCTGGTGGATACCGAGTGCCGCGTGCTTGACCACGACCGCAACCCCATCGAGGGTCTCTTCGCCGCGGGCCTCACGTCGGGTGGCATGTTCTACAACACCTATCCGCATAATCTGAACTGCTTCTCGCATACGCGCAACTGCCTGATGGGCTACACCATCGGCCAGGTGCTCGGCGCCTAG
- a CDS encoding phage tail tip lysozyme — MGSQGSKMRRPSVRRAAPGVDSGRSLALGLAVIAVLLVLAVAGIVVTCTQQPNDQPADGVVTDVRDESEPLEGDDDDDAADEDIVSQYLFAQGLDATHVAAIMGNIRQESGFEPNACDGKYYGLFMLSGDRFEFLYAYAQAKGTAWSDTRTQIEFAYGELSGGGEAADYAAALDMYLAGYGTALDAFKAYESVDDATEYFALAYERCVGGSDYSAIASELTSGKYTSLQQLSKRQLFAASYYEGFTQSE, encoded by the coding sequence ATGGGTTCACAGGGAAGCAAGATGCGTCGTCCGAGCGTTCGTCGTGCTGCGCCAGGGGTCGATTCTGGTCGCTCTCTGGCCTTGGGCCTTGCGGTGATTGCGGTCCTGCTGGTGCTTGCCGTTGCCGGCATTGTCGTTACGTGCACCCAGCAGCCCAACGACCAGCCTGCGGACGGGGTTGTCACCGATGTTCGCGATGAAAGCGAGCCGCTTGAAGGCGATGATGACGACGATGCTGCCGACGAGGACATCGTCTCCCAGTACCTCTTCGCACAAGGCCTCGACGCCACGCATGTTGCGGCCATCATGGGCAATATTCGCCAGGAAAGCGGTTTCGAGCCCAATGCATGCGATGGGAAATACTATGGCCTGTTCATGCTAAGCGGCGATCGCTTTGAATTCCTGTACGCGTATGCGCAGGCCAAGGGCACAGCATGGAGTGACACGCGTACGCAGATCGAATTTGCCTACGGCGAGTTGTCGGGCGGCGGGGAGGCGGCCGATTACGCTGCCGCCTTGGATATGTACCTTGCGGGGTATGGCACGGCGCTCGATGCTTTCAAAGCGTACGAGAGCGTAGACGACGCGACCGAGTACTTCGCCCTTGCCTACGAACGCTGCGTAGGGGGCAGCGACTATAGCGCCATCGCCAGCGAGCTGACCAGCGGCAAGTACACATCTCTTCAGCAGCTTTCCAAGCGTCAGTTGTTCGCGGCGAGCTATTACGAGGGCTTTACTCAGAGTGAATAA